Proteins encoded in a region of the Drosophila busckii strain San Diego stock center, stock number 13000-0081.31 chromosome 2L, ASM1175060v1, whole genome shotgun sequence genome:
- the LOC108594265 gene encoding mediator of RNA polymerase II transcription subunit 15 isoform X4 has translation MNNFTTTAAAVPKKESLPRSGHVNEVCKEWLVREDGALAYKLQSQEINDFYKGNRYRNATVREDFPTALHEQIKEKEQAQRQVEAYRRRLTEQEEHDKRIAKEIAEKLERDLQEQQQKELQQSELIAQKMQEIYVNLPPVPPPATRDKSRPPPRPAKASIRQQQQQQLQQQQQQTNDKLEPSTSQQARYHSQQLQLQQQHFSQTDNYKLSPEKYDQMVGNLALGNKSKAAERHMQQHADDIELYVDPCDYASLREIGLPPEELHEISQKLKQEQRDELLARRLQAIESKDSVRQEQHDRMLAIEAQDKELAKMLQEREKAKAKRAKEKARLRKSQQKDNSLLCGSNGAHCGPLLSLPQDCMSSSQQVAPAHDIDVEAYSNPIDVLNSSREQRQPNGLLTNGSLTRDGSSTHGSMQRQQRLAAAAAAASSLNRGEDDIYTLPVDCCRPAGQRPISLHLAAETVHQQQQQQQAHNSMTRSEHYGSEAGSHDSTLSSNGHGHGHDISPHMKYSKSSHFGIYIKAPAPRRLTCQFKVHADRIQVKIVKRNPRTTSARISSDVINIT, from the exons ATGAATAATTTCACCACAACAGCGGCCGCCGTGCCCAAAAAAGAATCACTGCCCCGATCAGGACATGTTAATGAGG tgTGCAAGGAATGGCTCGTGCGTGAGGATGGAGCACTGGCCTACAAGCTGCAGTCACAAGAGA TTAACGACTTTTATAAGGGCAATCGCTATAGGAATGCAACGGTGCGCGAAGATTTCCCCACAGCATTGCATGAGCAGATCAAGGAGAAGGAGCAGGCACAGCGACAAGTGGAAGCCTATCGCCGACGCCTAACAGAaca AGAGGAGCATGACAAGCGCATTGCCAAAGAAATTGCTGAGAAGCTGGAGCGCGATCtgcaggagcaacagcaaaaggagCTGCAACAAAGTGAGCTCATAGCGCAGAAAATGCAG GAAATTTATGTCAACTTGCCGCCCGTGCCACCGCCAGCAACACGTGACAAGAGTCGTCCGCCGCCGCGACCAGCCAAAGCAAGTATacgccaacaacagcaacaacaactgcagcagcagcaacaacaaacaaatgacaaaCTTGAGCCCAGCACTTCACAGCAAGCTAGATATCACAGTCAACAgttacagctgcagcagcaacacttttcACAAACAGACAATTAT AAACTATCGCCGGAGAAATACGATCAGATGGTGGGCAATCTGGCGCTGGGCAACAAATCGAAAGCTGCCGAGCGTCACATGCAGCAACATGCGGACGATATTGAGCTCTATGTCGATCCCTGTGACTATGCGAGTCTGCGCGAGATCGGATTGCCGCCCGAGGAGCTGCACGAGATAAGTCAGAAGCTCAAGCAGGAGCAGCGCGATGAGCTGCTGGCGCGACGACTGCAGGCGATTGAGAGCAAGGACAGCGTGCGGCAGGAGCAACACGATCGCATGCTGGCCATCGAAGCGCAGGACAAGGAACTGGCCAAGATGTTGCAAGAGCGC gagaaagcaaaagcgaaGCGTGCCAAGGAGAAGGCGCGTTTGCGTAAGTCCCAGCAAAAGGATAATAGTTTGCTCTGCGGCAGCAATGGCGCTCATTGTGGACCGCTGCTCTCATTGCCGCAGGACTGCATGTCCAGCTCACAACAAGTGGCGCCTGCACATGATATCGATGTGGAAGCCTACTCCAATCCCATTGATGTGCTCAACAGCAGTCGCGAGCAACGCCAGCCCAATGGACTGCTGACCAATGGGAGTCTAACGCGCGATGGCTCCTCCACACACGGATCgatgcagcgacagcagcgactggcggcggcggcagcagcagccagcagtcTGAATCGCGGCGAAGATGACATCTATACGCTGCCTGTGGACTGCTGTCGTCCAGCTGGACAGCGGCCCATATCCTTGCATCTGGCTGCGGAGACagtgcatcagcagcagcagcagcaacaggcgcaCAATTCCATGACGCG CTCCGAGCATTATGGCTCCGAGGCGGGCTCCCATGACAGCACACTCTCCAGCAATGGTCACGGTCACGGTCACGACATCTCGCCGCACATGAAATACTCCAAGTCCAGCCACTttggtatatat ATCAAAGCGCCAGCCCCACGCCGCCTTACATGCCAATTCAAGGTACACGCCGATCGAATTCAAGTGAAGATCGTAAAAAGAAATCCAAGGACAACAAGTGCACGCATCAGTAGTGACGTCATTAACATAACATAG
- the LOC108594265 gene encoding basic-leucine zipper transcription factor A isoform X5 — MNNFTTTAAAVPKKESLPRSGHVNEVCKEWLVREDGALAYKLQSQEINDFYKGNRYRNATVREDFPTALHEQIKEKEQAQRQVEAYRRRLTEQEEHDKRIAKEIAEKLERDLQEQQQKELQQSELIAQKMQEIYVNLPPVPPPATRDKSRPPPRPAKKLSPEKYDQMVGNLALGNKSKAAERHMQQHADDIELYVDPCDYASLREIGLPPEELHEISQKLKQEQRDELLARRLQAIESKDSVRQEQHDRMLAIEAQDKELAKMLQEREKAKAKRAKEKARLRKSQQKDNSLLCGSNGAHCGPLLSLPQDCMSSSQQVAPAHDIDVEAYSNPIDVLNSSREQRQPNGLLTNGSLTRDGSSTHGSMQRQQRLAAAAAAASSLNRGEDDIYTLPVDCCRPAGQRPISLHLAAETVHQQQQQQQAHNSMTRSEHYGSEAGSHDSTLSSNGHGHGHDISPHMKYSKSSHFGIYIKAPAPRRLTCQFKVHADRIQVKIVKRNPRTTSARISSDVINIT; from the exons ATGAATAATTTCACCACAACAGCGGCCGCCGTGCCCAAAAAAGAATCACTGCCCCGATCAGGACATGTTAATGAGG tgTGCAAGGAATGGCTCGTGCGTGAGGATGGAGCACTGGCCTACAAGCTGCAGTCACAAGAGA TTAACGACTTTTATAAGGGCAATCGCTATAGGAATGCAACGGTGCGCGAAGATTTCCCCACAGCATTGCATGAGCAGATCAAGGAGAAGGAGCAGGCACAGCGACAAGTGGAAGCCTATCGCCGACGCCTAACAGAaca AGAGGAGCATGACAAGCGCATTGCCAAAGAAATTGCTGAGAAGCTGGAGCGCGATCtgcaggagcaacagcaaaaggagCTGCAACAAAGTGAGCTCATAGCGCAGAAAATGCAG GAAATTTATGTCAACTTGCCGCCCGTGCCACCGCCAGCAACACGTGACAAGAGTCGTCCGCCGCCGCGACCAGCCAAA AAACTATCGCCGGAGAAATACGATCAGATGGTGGGCAATCTGGCGCTGGGCAACAAATCGAAAGCTGCCGAGCGTCACATGCAGCAACATGCGGACGATATTGAGCTCTATGTCGATCCCTGTGACTATGCGAGTCTGCGCGAGATCGGATTGCCGCCCGAGGAGCTGCACGAGATAAGTCAGAAGCTCAAGCAGGAGCAGCGCGATGAGCTGCTGGCGCGACGACTGCAGGCGATTGAGAGCAAGGACAGCGTGCGGCAGGAGCAACACGATCGCATGCTGGCCATCGAAGCGCAGGACAAGGAACTGGCCAAGATGTTGCAAGAGCGC gagaaagcaaaagcgaaGCGTGCCAAGGAGAAGGCGCGTTTGCGTAAGTCCCAGCAAAAGGATAATAGTTTGCTCTGCGGCAGCAATGGCGCTCATTGTGGACCGCTGCTCTCATTGCCGCAGGACTGCATGTCCAGCTCACAACAAGTGGCGCCTGCACATGATATCGATGTGGAAGCCTACTCCAATCCCATTGATGTGCTCAACAGCAGTCGCGAGCAACGCCAGCCCAATGGACTGCTGACCAATGGGAGTCTAACGCGCGATGGCTCCTCCACACACGGATCgatgcagcgacagcagcgactggcggcggcggcagcagcagccagcagtcTGAATCGCGGCGAAGATGACATCTATACGCTGCCTGTGGACTGCTGTCGTCCAGCTGGACAGCGGCCCATATCCTTGCATCTGGCTGCGGAGACagtgcatcagcagcagcagcagcaacaggcgcaCAATTCCATGACGCG CTCCGAGCATTATGGCTCCGAGGCGGGCTCCCATGACAGCACACTCTCCAGCAATGGTCACGGTCACGGTCACGACATCTCGCCGCACATGAAATACTCCAAGTCCAGCCACTttggtatatat ATCAAAGCGCCAGCCCCACGCCGCCTTACATGCCAATTCAAGGTACACGCCGATCGAATTCAAGTGAAGATCGTAAAAAGAAATCCAAGGACAACAAGTGCACGCATCAGTAGTGACGTCATTAACATAACATAG
- the LOC108594265 gene encoding basic-leucine zipper transcription factor A isoform X6, protein MNNFTTTAAAVPKKESLPRSGHVNEVCKEWLVREDGALAYKLQSQEINDFYKGNRYRNATVREDFPTALHEQIKEKEQAQRQVEAYRRRLTEQEEHDKRIAKEIAEKLERDLQEQQQKELQQSELIAQKMQEIYVNLPPVPPPATRDKSRPPPRPAKKLSPEKYDQMVGNLALGNKSKAAERHMQQHADDIELYVDPCDYASLREIGLPPEELHEISQKLKQEQRDELLARRLQAIESKDSVRQEQHDRMLAIEAQDKELAKMLQEREKAKAKRAKEKARLRKSQQKDNSLLCGSNGAHCGPLLSLPQDCMSSSQQVAPAHDIDVEAYSNPIDVLNSSREQRQPNGLLTNGSLTRDGSSTHGSMQRQQRLAAAAAAASSLNRGEDDIYTLPVDCCRPAGQRPISLHLAAETVHQQQQQQQAHNSMTRSEHYGSEAGSHDSTLSSNGHGHGHDISPHMKYSKSSHFDQSASPTPPYMPIQGTRRSNSSEDRKKKSKDNKCTHQ, encoded by the exons ATGAATAATTTCACCACAACAGCGGCCGCCGTGCCCAAAAAAGAATCACTGCCCCGATCAGGACATGTTAATGAGG tgTGCAAGGAATGGCTCGTGCGTGAGGATGGAGCACTGGCCTACAAGCTGCAGTCACAAGAGA TTAACGACTTTTATAAGGGCAATCGCTATAGGAATGCAACGGTGCGCGAAGATTTCCCCACAGCATTGCATGAGCAGATCAAGGAGAAGGAGCAGGCACAGCGACAAGTGGAAGCCTATCGCCGACGCCTAACAGAaca AGAGGAGCATGACAAGCGCATTGCCAAAGAAATTGCTGAGAAGCTGGAGCGCGATCtgcaggagcaacagcaaaaggagCTGCAACAAAGTGAGCTCATAGCGCAGAAAATGCAG GAAATTTATGTCAACTTGCCGCCCGTGCCACCGCCAGCAACACGTGACAAGAGTCGTCCGCCGCCGCGACCAGCCAAA AAACTATCGCCGGAGAAATACGATCAGATGGTGGGCAATCTGGCGCTGGGCAACAAATCGAAAGCTGCCGAGCGTCACATGCAGCAACATGCGGACGATATTGAGCTCTATGTCGATCCCTGTGACTATGCGAGTCTGCGCGAGATCGGATTGCCGCCCGAGGAGCTGCACGAGATAAGTCAGAAGCTCAAGCAGGAGCAGCGCGATGAGCTGCTGGCGCGACGACTGCAGGCGATTGAGAGCAAGGACAGCGTGCGGCAGGAGCAACACGATCGCATGCTGGCCATCGAAGCGCAGGACAAGGAACTGGCCAAGATGTTGCAAGAGCGC gagaaagcaaaagcgaaGCGTGCCAAGGAGAAGGCGCGTTTGCGTAAGTCCCAGCAAAAGGATAATAGTTTGCTCTGCGGCAGCAATGGCGCTCATTGTGGACCGCTGCTCTCATTGCCGCAGGACTGCATGTCCAGCTCACAACAAGTGGCGCCTGCACATGATATCGATGTGGAAGCCTACTCCAATCCCATTGATGTGCTCAACAGCAGTCGCGAGCAACGCCAGCCCAATGGACTGCTGACCAATGGGAGTCTAACGCGCGATGGCTCCTCCACACACGGATCgatgcagcgacagcagcgactggcggcggcggcagcagcagccagcagtcTGAATCGCGGCGAAGATGACATCTATACGCTGCCTGTGGACTGCTGTCGTCCAGCTGGACAGCGGCCCATATCCTTGCATCTGGCTGCGGAGACagtgcatcagcagcagcagcagcaacaggcgcaCAATTCCATGACGCG CTCCGAGCATTATGGCTCCGAGGCGGGCTCCCATGACAGCACACTCTCCAGCAATGGTCACGGTCACGGTCACGACATCTCGCCGCACATGAAATACTCCAAGTCCAGCCACTttg ATCAAAGCGCCAGCCCCACGCCGCCTTACATGCCAATTCAAGGTACACGCCGATCGAATTCAAGTGAAGATCGTAAAAAGAAATCCAAGGACAACAAGTGCACGCATCAGTAG
- the LOC108594265 gene encoding putative mediator of RNA polymerase II transcription subunit 26 isoform X3, whose translation MNNFTTTAAAVPKKESLPRSGHVNEVCKEWLVREDGALAYKLQSQEINDFYKGNRYRNATVREDFPTALHEQIKEKEQAQRQVEAYRRRLTEQEEHDKRIAKEIAEKLERDLQEQQQKELQQSELIAQKMQEIYVNLPPVPPPATRDKSRPPPRPAKASIRQQQQQQLQQQQQQTNDKLEPSTSQQARYHSQQLQLQQQHFSQTDNYVGLSLIPNIVDMPATATAAAAAAAAITPSRQTLAHKQLMKLSPEKYDQMVGNLALGNKSKAAERHMQQHADDIELYVDPCDYASLREIGLPPEELHEISQKLKQEQRDELLARRLQAIESKDSVRQEQHDRMLAIEAQDKELAKMLQEREKAKAKRAKEKARLRKSQQKDNSLLCGSNGAHCGPLLSLPQDCMSSSQQVAPAHDIDVEAYSNPIDVLNSSREQRQPNGLLTNGSLTRDGSSTHGSMQRQQRLAAAAAAASSLNRGEDDIYTLPVDCCRPAGQRPISLHLAAETVHQQQQQQQAHNSMTRSEHYGSEAGSHDSTLSSNGHGHGHDISPHMKYSKSSHFGIYIKAPAPRRLTCQFKVHADRIQVKIVKRNPRTTSARISSDVINIT comes from the exons ATGAATAATTTCACCACAACAGCGGCCGCCGTGCCCAAAAAAGAATCACTGCCCCGATCAGGACATGTTAATGAGG tgTGCAAGGAATGGCTCGTGCGTGAGGATGGAGCACTGGCCTACAAGCTGCAGTCACAAGAGA TTAACGACTTTTATAAGGGCAATCGCTATAGGAATGCAACGGTGCGCGAAGATTTCCCCACAGCATTGCATGAGCAGATCAAGGAGAAGGAGCAGGCACAGCGACAAGTGGAAGCCTATCGCCGACGCCTAACAGAaca AGAGGAGCATGACAAGCGCATTGCCAAAGAAATTGCTGAGAAGCTGGAGCGCGATCtgcaggagcaacagcaaaaggagCTGCAACAAAGTGAGCTCATAGCGCAGAAAATGCAG GAAATTTATGTCAACTTGCCGCCCGTGCCACCGCCAGCAACACGTGACAAGAGTCGTCCGCCGCCGCGACCAGCCAAAGCAAGTATacgccaacaacagcaacaacaactgcagcagcagcaacaacaaacaaatgacaaaCTTGAGCCCAGCACTTCACAGCAAGCTAGATATCACAGTCAACAgttacagctgcagcagcaacacttttcACAAACAGACAATTATGTAGGACTATCGCTCATACCAAATATTGTAGatatgccagcaacagcaacagcagcagcagcagcagcagcagctatcaCACCCAGTAGACAAACACTTGCACATAAACAGCTGATG AAACTATCGCCGGAGAAATACGATCAGATGGTGGGCAATCTGGCGCTGGGCAACAAATCGAAAGCTGCCGAGCGTCACATGCAGCAACATGCGGACGATATTGAGCTCTATGTCGATCCCTGTGACTATGCGAGTCTGCGCGAGATCGGATTGCCGCCCGAGGAGCTGCACGAGATAAGTCAGAAGCTCAAGCAGGAGCAGCGCGATGAGCTGCTGGCGCGACGACTGCAGGCGATTGAGAGCAAGGACAGCGTGCGGCAGGAGCAACACGATCGCATGCTGGCCATCGAAGCGCAGGACAAGGAACTGGCCAAGATGTTGCAAGAGCGC gagaaagcaaaagcgaaGCGTGCCAAGGAGAAGGCGCGTTTGCGTAAGTCCCAGCAAAAGGATAATAGTTTGCTCTGCGGCAGCAATGGCGCTCATTGTGGACCGCTGCTCTCATTGCCGCAGGACTGCATGTCCAGCTCACAACAAGTGGCGCCTGCACATGATATCGATGTGGAAGCCTACTCCAATCCCATTGATGTGCTCAACAGCAGTCGCGAGCAACGCCAGCCCAATGGACTGCTGACCAATGGGAGTCTAACGCGCGATGGCTCCTCCACACACGGATCgatgcagcgacagcagcgactggcggcggcggcagcagcagccagcagtcTGAATCGCGGCGAAGATGACATCTATACGCTGCCTGTGGACTGCTGTCGTCCAGCTGGACAGCGGCCCATATCCTTGCATCTGGCTGCGGAGACagtgcatcagcagcagcagcagcaacaggcgcaCAATTCCATGACGCG CTCCGAGCATTATGGCTCCGAGGCGGGCTCCCATGACAGCACACTCTCCAGCAATGGTCACGGTCACGGTCACGACATCTCGCCGCACATGAAATACTCCAAGTCCAGCCACTttggtatatat ATCAAAGCGCCAGCCCCACGCCGCCTTACATGCCAATTCAAGGTACACGCCGATCGAATTCAAGTGAAGATCGTAAAAAGAAATCCAAGGACAACAAGTGCACGCATCAGTAGTGACGTCATTAACATAACATAG
- the LOC108594265 gene encoding mediator of RNA polymerase II transcription subunit 15 isoform X1, translated as MNNFTTTAAAVPKKESLPRSGHVNEVCKEWLVREDGALAYKLQSQEINDFYKGNRYRNATVREDFPTALHEQIKEKEQAQRQVEAYRRRLTEQEEHDKRIAKEIAEKLERDLQEQQQKELQQSELIAQKMQEIYVNLPPVPPPATRDKSRPPPRPAKASIRQQQQQQLQQQQQQTNDKLEPSTSQQARYHSQQLQLQQQHFSQTDNYVGLSLIPNIVDMPATATAAAAAAAAITPSRQTLAHKQLMVSDADAEPAPSTPQQQQQPPTRFHLAHHQSPSRRTNNIASTSISTTPQSHINHQLQQDADIDELVDYADVADSVRHMSAAAAAATATTVVAAQRSASHENLLRTEPKFQKLSPEKYDQMVGNLALGNKSKAAERHMQQHADDIELYVDPCDYASLREIGLPPEELHEISQKLKQEQRDELLARRLQAIESKDSVRQEQHDRMLAIEAQDKELAKMLQEREKAKAKRAKEKARLRKSQQKDNSLLCGSNGAHCGPLLSLPQDCMSSSQQVAPAHDIDVEAYSNPIDVLNSSREQRQPNGLLTNGSLTRDGSSTHGSMQRQQRLAAAAAAASSLNRGEDDIYTLPVDCCRPAGQRPISLHLAAETVHQQQQQQQAHNSMTRSEHYGSEAGSHDSTLSSNGHGHGHDISPHMKYSKSSHFGIYIKAPAPRRLTCQFKVHADRIQVKIVKRNPRTTSARISSDVINIT; from the exons ATGAATAATTTCACCACAACAGCGGCCGCCGTGCCCAAAAAAGAATCACTGCCCCGATCAGGACATGTTAATGAGG tgTGCAAGGAATGGCTCGTGCGTGAGGATGGAGCACTGGCCTACAAGCTGCAGTCACAAGAGA TTAACGACTTTTATAAGGGCAATCGCTATAGGAATGCAACGGTGCGCGAAGATTTCCCCACAGCATTGCATGAGCAGATCAAGGAGAAGGAGCAGGCACAGCGACAAGTGGAAGCCTATCGCCGACGCCTAACAGAaca AGAGGAGCATGACAAGCGCATTGCCAAAGAAATTGCTGAGAAGCTGGAGCGCGATCtgcaggagcaacagcaaaaggagCTGCAACAAAGTGAGCTCATAGCGCAGAAAATGCAG GAAATTTATGTCAACTTGCCGCCCGTGCCACCGCCAGCAACACGTGACAAGAGTCGTCCGCCGCCGCGACCAGCCAAAGCAAGTATacgccaacaacagcaacaacaactgcagcagcagcaacaacaaacaaatgacaaaCTTGAGCCCAGCACTTCACAGCAAGCTAGATATCACAGTCAACAgttacagctgcagcagcaacacttttcACAAACAGACAATTATGTAGGACTATCGCTCATACCAAATATTGTAGatatgccagcaacagcaacagcagcagcagcagcagcagcagctatcaCACCCAGTAGACAAACACTTGCACATAAACAGCTGATGGTGagtgatgctgatgctgagcCAGCGCCATCCacaccacagcaacagcaacaaccaccaACACGTTTTCATCTTGCACATCATCAGTCACCATCACGTCGCACCAACAACATTGCATCCACATCCATATCCACAACACCTCAATCACACATCAATCATCAGCTACAGCAAGATGCAGACATTGATGAGCTTGTGGATTATGCTGATGTTGCTGACAGCGTGCGCCAcatgtcagcagcagcagcagcagcgacagcaacaacagttgttgctgctcagcgCTCTGCCTCACATGAGAACTTATTGAGAACTGAACCGAAATTTCAGAAACTATCGCCGGAGAAATACGATCAGATGGTGGGCAATCTGGCGCTGGGCAACAAATCGAAAGCTGCCGAGCGTCACATGCAGCAACATGCGGACGATATTGAGCTCTATGTCGATCCCTGTGACTATGCGAGTCTGCGCGAGATCGGATTGCCGCCCGAGGAGCTGCACGAGATAAGTCAGAAGCTCAAGCAGGAGCAGCGCGATGAGCTGCTGGCGCGACGACTGCAGGCGATTGAGAGCAAGGACAGCGTGCGGCAGGAGCAACACGATCGCATGCTGGCCATCGAAGCGCAGGACAAGGAACTGGCCAAGATGTTGCAAGAGCGC gagaaagcaaaagcgaaGCGTGCCAAGGAGAAGGCGCGTTTGCGTAAGTCCCAGCAAAAGGATAATAGTTTGCTCTGCGGCAGCAATGGCGCTCATTGTGGACCGCTGCTCTCATTGCCGCAGGACTGCATGTCCAGCTCACAACAAGTGGCGCCTGCACATGATATCGATGTGGAAGCCTACTCCAATCCCATTGATGTGCTCAACAGCAGTCGCGAGCAACGCCAGCCCAATGGACTGCTGACCAATGGGAGTCTAACGCGCGATGGCTCCTCCACACACGGATCgatgcagcgacagcagcgactggcggcggcggcagcagcagccagcagtcTGAATCGCGGCGAAGATGACATCTATACGCTGCCTGTGGACTGCTGTCGTCCAGCTGGACAGCGGCCCATATCCTTGCATCTGGCTGCGGAGACagtgcatcagcagcagcagcagcaacaggcgcaCAATTCCATGACGCG CTCCGAGCATTATGGCTCCGAGGCGGGCTCCCATGACAGCACACTCTCCAGCAATGGTCACGGTCACGGTCACGACATCTCGCCGCACATGAAATACTCCAAGTCCAGCCACTttggtatatat ATCAAAGCGCCAGCCCCACGCCGCCTTACATGCCAATTCAAGGTACACGCCGATCGAATTCAAGTGAAGATCGTAAAAAGAAATCCAAGGACAACAAGTGCACGCATCAGTAGTGACGTCATTAACATAACATAG
- the LOC108594265 gene encoding LIM and SH3 domain protein Lasp isoform X2, translating into MNNFTTTAAAVPKKESLPRSGHVNEVCKEWLVREDGALAYKLQSQEINDFYKGNRYRNATVREDFPTALHEQIKEKEQAQRQVEAYRRRLTEQEEHDKRIAKEIAEKLERDLQEQQQKELQQSELIAQKMQEIYVNLPPVPPPATRDKSRPPPRPAKASIRQQQQQQLQQQQQQTNDKLEPSTSQQARYHSQQLQLQQQHFSQTDNYVGLSLIPNIVDMPATATAAAAAAAAITPSRQTLAHKQLMVSDADAEPAPSTPQQQQQPPTRFHLAHHQSPSRRTNNIASTSISTTPQSHINHQLQQDADIDELVDYADVADSVRHMSAAAAAATATTVVAAQRSASHENLLRTEPKFQKLSPEKYDQMVGNLALGNKSKAAERHMQQHADDIELYVDPCDYASLREIGLPPEELHEISQKLKQEQRDELLARRLQAIESKDSVRQEQHDRMLAIEAQDKELAKMLQEREKAKAKRAKEKARLRKSQQKDNSLLCGSNGAHCGPLLSLPQDCMSSSQQVAPAHDIDVEAYSNPIDVLNSSREQRQPNGLLTNGSLTRDGSSTHGSMQRQQRLAAAAAAASSLNRGEDDIYTLPVDCCRPAGQRPISLHLAAETVHQQQQQQQAHNSMTRSEHYGSEAGSHDSTLSSNGHGHGHDISPHMKYSKSSHFDQSASPTPPYMPIQGTRRSNSSEDRKKKSKDNKCTHQ; encoded by the exons ATGAATAATTTCACCACAACAGCGGCCGCCGTGCCCAAAAAAGAATCACTGCCCCGATCAGGACATGTTAATGAGG tgTGCAAGGAATGGCTCGTGCGTGAGGATGGAGCACTGGCCTACAAGCTGCAGTCACAAGAGA TTAACGACTTTTATAAGGGCAATCGCTATAGGAATGCAACGGTGCGCGAAGATTTCCCCACAGCATTGCATGAGCAGATCAAGGAGAAGGAGCAGGCACAGCGACAAGTGGAAGCCTATCGCCGACGCCTAACAGAaca AGAGGAGCATGACAAGCGCATTGCCAAAGAAATTGCTGAGAAGCTGGAGCGCGATCtgcaggagcaacagcaaaaggagCTGCAACAAAGTGAGCTCATAGCGCAGAAAATGCAG GAAATTTATGTCAACTTGCCGCCCGTGCCACCGCCAGCAACACGTGACAAGAGTCGTCCGCCGCCGCGACCAGCCAAAGCAAGTATacgccaacaacagcaacaacaactgcagcagcagcaacaacaaacaaatgacaaaCTTGAGCCCAGCACTTCACAGCAAGCTAGATATCACAGTCAACAgttacagctgcagcagcaacacttttcACAAACAGACAATTATGTAGGACTATCGCTCATACCAAATATTGTAGatatgccagcaacagcaacagcagcagcagcagcagcagcagctatcaCACCCAGTAGACAAACACTTGCACATAAACAGCTGATGGTGagtgatgctgatgctgagcCAGCGCCATCCacaccacagcaacagcaacaaccaccaACACGTTTTCATCTTGCACATCATCAGTCACCATCACGTCGCACCAACAACATTGCATCCACATCCATATCCACAACACCTCAATCACACATCAATCATCAGCTACAGCAAGATGCAGACATTGATGAGCTTGTGGATTATGCTGATGTTGCTGACAGCGTGCGCCAcatgtcagcagcagcagcagcagcgacagcaacaacagttgttgctgctcagcgCTCTGCCTCACATGAGAACTTATTGAGAACTGAACCGAAATTTCAGAAACTATCGCCGGAGAAATACGATCAGATGGTGGGCAATCTGGCGCTGGGCAACAAATCGAAAGCTGCCGAGCGTCACATGCAGCAACATGCGGACGATATTGAGCTCTATGTCGATCCCTGTGACTATGCGAGTCTGCGCGAGATCGGATTGCCGCCCGAGGAGCTGCACGAGATAAGTCAGAAGCTCAAGCAGGAGCAGCGCGATGAGCTGCTGGCGCGACGACTGCAGGCGATTGAGAGCAAGGACAGCGTGCGGCAGGAGCAACACGATCGCATGCTGGCCATCGAAGCGCAGGACAAGGAACTGGCCAAGATGTTGCAAGAGCGC gagaaagcaaaagcgaaGCGTGCCAAGGAGAAGGCGCGTTTGCGTAAGTCCCAGCAAAAGGATAATAGTTTGCTCTGCGGCAGCAATGGCGCTCATTGTGGACCGCTGCTCTCATTGCCGCAGGACTGCATGTCCAGCTCACAACAAGTGGCGCCTGCACATGATATCGATGTGGAAGCCTACTCCAATCCCATTGATGTGCTCAACAGCAGTCGCGAGCAACGCCAGCCCAATGGACTGCTGACCAATGGGAGTCTAACGCGCGATGGCTCCTCCACACACGGATCgatgcagcgacagcagcgactggcggcggcggcagcagcagccagcagtcTGAATCGCGGCGAAGATGACATCTATACGCTGCCTGTGGACTGCTGTCGTCCAGCTGGACAGCGGCCCATATCCTTGCATCTGGCTGCGGAGACagtgcatcagcagcagcagcagcaacaggcgcaCAATTCCATGACGCG CTCCGAGCATTATGGCTCCGAGGCGGGCTCCCATGACAGCACACTCTCCAGCAATGGTCACGGTCACGGTCACGACATCTCGCCGCACATGAAATACTCCAAGTCCAGCCACTttg ATCAAAGCGCCAGCCCCACGCCGCCTTACATGCCAATTCAAGGTACACGCCGATCGAATTCAAGTGAAGATCGTAAAAAGAAATCCAAGGACAACAAGTGCACGCATCAGTAG